In a genomic window of Oncorhynchus kisutch isolate 150728-3 linkage group LG9, Okis_V2, whole genome shotgun sequence:
- the si:dkey-171c9.3 gene encoding uncharacterized protein si:dkey-171c9.3, whose protein sequence is MVPMEVLNGVQNVPEPSPESVSLKVLDPSPDNERTIHGFAHTMAEDIIYSATYESSSRCPPVQERLAEKLASLAITAALKEAIRSEIFWSNTRSWSSSNPSPSSDRREQGLHNTIHGEVHMHTEMSGNGEKPQYNPNVTIKSQPSKHTHSYCSFLPQSGLPTVGSLDYPDAPPTTPLFPEMVQSRASFTQKLKGGLAKEFLPSPPPPTPKEKHREGGLALETVGEVEDTREGEDFIGRLLSSLSLECSEREDIWKEEEEEEFDLPTGILMDGYEERGPHGRRAKLMAYVDALYVDALSDEITTWMTNNMTNIDGLSLICDQMVDQIITSSISEVRLRKYIGRLVSDALSMGWEEQKAASLHDSLVLRQEQIGRREPNPMDQGAHLIVYPYPTNPNQSSSIQLCSPKTNEMDLDLSTITAHPPDHSPTSVISQSYAEDLARAVVRCCVMEASRKQCM, encoded by the exons ATG gTTCCAATGGAGGTATTGAATGGGGTCCAAAACGTTCCAGAACCCAGTCCAGAAAGTGTGAGCCTGAAGGTTCTAGATCCCAGCCCAGACAATGAAAGAACCATTCACGGTTTCGCCCACACCATGGCTGAAGACATAATATACTCAGCTACATATGAGTCCTCATCCAGGTGTCCTCCAGTCCAGGAGAGACTGGCTGAGAAGTTAGCCTCTCTGGCCATCACAGCTGCCTTGAAGGAAGCAATTAGAAGTGAGATCTTTTGGTCTAATACAAGATCTTGGTCATCTTCCAACCCCAGCCCATCCTCAGATAGAAGGGAGCAGGGactacacaatacaatacatggGGAGGTTCATATGCATACAGAGATGAGTGGCAATGGTGAGAAACCTCAATATAACCCCAATGTGACCATCAAGTCACAACCCTCCAAACACACCCACTCCTACTGCTCCTTCTTACCCCAGTCTGGGCTTCCTACAGTGGGATCACTGGACTACCCAGATGCCCCCCCAACCACCCCTCTTTTCCCAGAGATGGTCCAGAGCAGGGCTAGCTTTACCCAAAAACTAAAGGGGGGTTTGGCTAAAGagttcctcccctctccccctccccctacccctaaggaaaagcacagAGAAGGGGGGCTCGCATTGGAGACTGTGGGGGAGGTCGAGGACACCCGGGAGGGGGAGGATTTCATTGGGCGTCTGTTGAGCTCTCTTTCTCTGGAGTGTTCTGAGAGAGAGGACATTtggaaagaagaggaagaggaagagtttGATTTACCAACAGGTATTTTGATGGACGGTTATGAAGAGCGAGGACCCCACGGAAGGAGAGCCAAGCTGATGGCATATGTGGATGCACTATATGTGGATGCACTCTCTGATGAGATCACCACCTGGATGACAAATAACATGACAAATATTGACGGCCTCTCTCTGATATGTGATCAAATGGTTGATCAAATCATCACATCCTCCATCAGTGAGGTGAGGCTGAGGAAGTACATTGGAAGGCTGGTCTCAGATGCACTCTCCATGGGATGGGAAGAGCAGAAGGCAGCCTCTCTCCATGACTCCCTGGTTCTCCGGCAGGAGCAGATAGGGAGAAGGGAACCAAACCCAATGGACCAAGGGGCTCATCTAATTGTCTATCCCTATCCAACCAATCCCAACCAGTCATCCAGCATCCAACTTTGCTCACCCAAAACTAATGAGATGGATCTGGATCTGTCCACTATCACAGCCCACCCTCCAGACCACTCGCCAACCTCTGTAATCAGTCAATCCTATGCTGAAGACTTGGCCCGAGCTGTGGTGAGGTGTTGTGTAATGGAAGCCTCCAGGAAGCAGTGTATGTAG